Proteins from a genomic interval of Vanacampus margaritifer isolate UIUO_Vmar chromosome 4, RoL_Vmar_1.0, whole genome shotgun sequence:
- the LOC144051113 gene encoding solute carrier family 25 member 44-like, giving the protein MSDMSHSNDDTPAAGSMQQKRNIQIIEWEDLDKKKFYSFGVFITLSIRATVYPATLIRTRLQVQRGKSLYSGTFDAFVKILRVEGVRGLYRGFMVNTFTLISGQAYITTYELVRKYVSKYSDDNTVKSVVAGGLASMVAQSITVPIDVVSQQLMMQGQGEHLSRFRSNANSVTGKPKRVFGQTRSIVGQIFAADGLPGFYRGALASLLTYIPNSAVWWPFYHFYAEQLSNLAPSNCPHLVLQAMAGPLAAATASTVTNPMDVIRARVQVEGRNSITETFRQLIKEEGFWGMTKGLSARIISSTPTAIVMVVGYESLKKLSLRPELVDSRHW; this is encoded by the exons ATGTCAGACATGAGTCATTCCAATGATGATACTCCTGCAGCCGGCagcatgcagcaaaagaggAACATCCAGATCATCGAGTGGGAGGACTTGGACAAAAAGAAGTTCTACTCTTTTGGTGTGTTCATCACCTTGAGCATCAGGGCCACGGTCTACCCGGCAACCCTCATCCGGACTCGGCTGCAGGTGCAGCGCGGCAAATCGCTTTATAGCGGCACCTTTGATGCCTTTGTCAAGATCCTGCGGGTGGAGGGTGTTCGGGGCCTGTACCGTGGCTTCATGGTGAACACTTTCACCCTCATCTCTGGCCAGGCGTACATAACCACCTACGAGCTGGTGAGGAAGTATGTCTCCAAGTATAGCGACGACAACACGGTCAAGTCGGTGGTGGCGGGCGGCCTGGCGTCTATGGTGGCTCAGAGCATCACTGTCCCCATAGATGTGGTGTCACAGCAGCTGATGATGCAGGGCCAAGGGGAGCACCTCAGCCGCTTTCGCTCTAACGCTAACTCGGTAACTGGCAAGCCCAAACGAGTGTTTGGCCAAACCAGGAGCATAGTGGGCCAAATATTTGCTGCTGATGGTTTGCCTGGTTTCTACAGGGGAGCCCTTGCTTCGTTACTCACTTACATCCCAAACAGTGCCGTCTGGTGGCCCTTTTATCACTTTTATGCAG AGCAGCTGTCAAATCTGGCCCCCTCCAACTGCCCTCATCTGGTCCTTCAGGCCATGGCCGGCCCGCTTGCTGCGGCCACCGCCTCCACTGTCACCAACCCCATGGATGTCATCAGAGCCAGAGTGCAG GTTGAAGGTCGCAATTCAATCACGGAGACCTTCAGGCAGCTGATCAAAGAGGAAGGCTTCTGGGGAATGACCAAAGGGTTGTCGGCCCGCATCatctcatccacccccaccGCCATTGTCATGGTGGTGGGCTATGAGAGCCTGAAAAAACTGAGTTTGCGGCCAGAGCTGGTGGACTCCAGACACTGGTAG